A DNA window from Pseudomonas sp. B21-056 contains the following coding sequences:
- a CDS encoding DOPA 4,5-dioxygenase family protein — translation MQRIKGYHAHVYFDASTLDQARALCEEASRLFPLKMGRVHERPVGPHPDWSCQLSFDPQYIGVVLPWLALYRNGLVIFLHPNTGDELTDHTDHAIWMGAMRPLDLSVF, via the coding sequence ATGCAACGGATCAAGGGCTACCACGCCCATGTTTACTTCGACGCCAGCACCCTCGATCAGGCGCGGGCCTTGTGTGAGGAAGCGTCGCGTCTGTTCCCGCTGAAAATGGGCCGCGTCCACGAACGCCCGGTCGGCCCCCATCCGGACTGGAGCTGTCAGCTGTCGTTCGATCCGCAGTACATCGGAGTGGTGCTGCCGTGGCTGGCGCTCTATCGCAACGGGCTGGTGATCTTTCTGCACCCGAACACCGGCGATGAGCTGACGGACCACACCGACCATGCGATCTGGATGGGGGCGATGCGGCCGTTGGATCTTTCGGTGTTTTGA